The Dictyoglomus sp. NZ13-RE01 sequence TTTCTCTCAGATAGAGGTTGATACAAAATATTTGGATGATATCCTAGGGTATTTCTGTCAGATGTTCAAAAATTATCTCCTAATACTTATTTAAAACCATTGTTAGAAAATAAACAAAACAAAAAAATAGGCTCTTAAAAGAGCCTGCAGCTAAATTGTGTAATAATTAACATATCAAATCAGCAACTTTCCTGAACTTCTCACTGATCAAATTTAAGCTGAAAATAGTATTCATCGTCAACAGGTTCCAACCATTCTACCTCTCCCTTATCAGGGTTTGTTGTAATTGCAATATGAGAAAGAAAACTATTTGGCACTGCACCATGCCAGTGTTTCACATTCGGCGGAATTACAACAACATCCCCTTCTTTTATTATCTTTGCAGACTTTCCTTCTTCTTGATAATACCCTTTTCCACCAGTAACTACTAAAATCTGTCTACCTGGGTGTCTGTGCCAATTATTTCTTGCACCTTCCTCAAAAGTATAAATTGCACAGTTCATAGTTTTATTGTAAGTTACTAATGTTTCAATCCAAACGGTTCCAATAAAATAGCTATTTTGGACTTTAGTTCCTAATGGAAAAATTAGCTTTTCAATCTTATCCATTTGAATTCTCACTTCTCTTTTAAGTTAATAAACCAAGCTTTAATAACCAGTTTTGAATATCTTTATCAGCTTGGTTAACATTGCTTCCTCTAATGGCTAATCCTGGCAACACATTTGCGTTTGGGCACAGTTTCTTTATGTCACGTTCACTGCTCCCAAGTCCACTTCCTTCATGTGTGCAAAATGGAGCAATGGTCTTTCCTGAAAAATCGTAAGACTCTAAAAAAGTAAATACTGTCATTGGCATTGTTCCCCACCAATTGGGATAGCCAAGGAAAACCACTTCATAGGAGCTTATATCCTCAAGTCTATTTGCAAGCTCTGGTCTGGCATTTTTCCGTTTTTCTTCCTTTGCTATTTCTATTGTTTCGTAATAATCTTCTGGATATTGTTTTACTGGCTTGATTTCAAATAAATCACCACCCATTAATTTTTGTATTTTTTGAGCAACTATTTCCGTATTCCCGATTGCCAGGTTTGTAATTCTGCCATTAAGATAATTGTTTCCTCTACGAGAAAAATAAGCGATGAGAATTTTCGAATGTGGCATTGTCTATCAACCTTAAGATTTTTGCAAATGTTATTTTTTTATGTGTCTTTCCCAGAACTTAATAGCATCATTAATCCAACCCTCTGCAACAGTTCCTTCACCAAGTCCAAATCCGTGTGGAAGTCCAGGAAATATTTTTATTTCTGCATCAATTCCCATTTTCTTTAGCTTATTTATTCTATCTTCCATTGTTTTATAAGATGCAATCCAATCATTTGTTCCAACACATGCAAACGTCGGGGGTTCTTTTCCTGTCACTTCTGACAAACCTGTATATTGCATTATGACCACTGCAGGACGTGGATATCTCTTCTCACCAAAACTCTCTGTACCATAGCTCCCAACCCATGTTACAACACGTGCACCAGCCGAACCTCCCCAAAGTGAATAATCTCGCATATCTATTCCGAGTTTATCAGCATTTTCATGTAAGAAAGCAATTGCCCTTGCCAAATCTTCGCAAGCACTCTGCGGACCAGGACGATAAATTAAAGCGAATGCATTATATCCTTTTTTGCTCAGCTCAAGAGCATGTGGAAAGCTATCTTGCATTGCACCAACGTATGCAAACCCCCCACCTGCAACGATAATCGCTGTTTTTGCGCCTTTTTTACCATGGAAAAAGAATAATCCTGTGTCTTTCTTGCTGGGATCTTTGATTTTTTCTTCACTGGTATAAATATCATAAAAAATAGTCTCTCCTGATTCAGCCTGTTCTTTGAGATAATTAATAATTTCTACTGTTTTCTTTGGATTAATGTTGGTAT is a genomic window containing:
- a CDS encoding cupin produces the protein MDKIEKLIFPLGTKVQNSYFIGTVWIETLVTYNKTMNCAIYTFEEGARNNWHRHPGRQILVVTGGKGYYQEEGKSAKIIKEGDVVVIPPNVKHWHGAVPNSFLSHIAITTNPDKGEVEWLEPVDDEYYFQLKFDQ
- a CDS encoding flavodoxin, which encodes MPHSKILIAYFSRRGNNYLNGRITNLAIGNTEIVAQKIQKLMGGDLFEIKPVKQYPEDYYETIEIAKEEKRKNARPELANRLEDISSYEVVFLGYPNWWGTMPMTVFTFLESYDFSGKTIAPFCTHEGSGLGSSERDIKKLCPNANVLPGLAIRGSNVNQADKDIQNWLLKLGLLT